From the genome of Candidatus Goldiibacteriota bacterium HGW-Goldbacteria-1, one region includes:
- the purE gene encoding 5-(carboxyamino)imidazole ribonucleotide mutase, translating to MKVAIVMGSDSDLTTMNETVDTLEQFGIESFVSITSAHRTPAKVKAFLAEADKKGCEVIIAAAGLAAHLGGVMAAETIKPVITVPMAGGSLNGLDALYSMVQMPQGVPVGCMAIGKAGAVNAGVFAAQILAVKYPELKKKLADYKKKLAKSVEEKDEKLQKSGIKGYLKGKK from the coding sequence ATGAAAGTGGCTATAGTAATGGGAAGTGACAGTGATTTAACAACAATGAATGAAACGGTTGATACTTTAGAACAGTTTGGCATAGAATCGTTTGTAAGCATAACTTCCGCGCACAGGACGCCGGCAAAGGTAAAAGCGTTTTTGGCGGAAGCGGATAAGAAGGGGTGCGAAGTAATAATTGCTGCGGCAGGTCTTGCAGCGCATCTTGGCGGTGTAATGGCGGCAGAGACTATAAAACCTGTAATAACCGTACCTATGGCGGGCGGTTCGTTAAACGGGCTTGACGCTTTATATTCAATGGTGCAGATGCCGCAGGGTGTTCCTGTGGGATGCATGGCAATAGGAAAAGCGGGCGCGGTTAATGCGGGTGTGTTTGCAGCGCAGATACTTGCGGTTAAATACCCGGAGTTGAAGAAGAAACTGGCCGATTACAAAAAGAAACTTGCTAAATCTGTTGAAGAAAAAGATGAAAAACTTCAGAAGTCTGG
- a CDS encoding phosphoribosylamine--glycine ligase — translation MKVLVIGSGGREHAICTSISKSKKVTKIFCAPGNAGTARVAQNVDILSDDLNGLMNFAIDNAVDLTVVGPEAPLVAGIVDLFTENELKIFGPCEDAAQMEGSKIFTKNLLKKNNIPTAEFGEFDSVEPALKYIDNNKKYPLVIKADGLAAGKGVLICKNEQEAIAAVNDIMVKKEFGEAGSRLVVEEFLEGEEASILAFTDGQTIIPLPPSQDHKRIFDNDEGPNTGGMGAYAPTPLIKPDMLEKIEREILAATVNGLKREGITYKGILYAGLMITKDGPKVLEYNVRFGDPETQVVLPLVKSDIVDVFLACVEGKLNEIELEIHNEAAICVVMAAKGYPGIYEKGKEIKGLDSFDGRNDMAIYHAGTKQDGNKTVTSGGRVLAVTAMDTSINGAIKKVYDEIGKVNFEGAQFRRDIGKRAGKY, via the coding sequence ATGAAAGTACTTGTAATAGGAAGCGGCGGCAGGGAACACGCCATTTGCACCAGTATTTCCAAAAGCAAAAAGGTTACAAAAATATTCTGCGCGCCGGGCAACGCGGGCACCGCAAGGGTGGCGCAGAATGTGGATATTTTGTCGGATGATTTAAACGGGCTCATGAACTTTGCCATAGATAACGCGGTTGACTTAACCGTAGTGGGGCCGGAAGCCCCTTTGGTGGCGGGGATTGTTGACCTGTTCACGGAAAATGAACTTAAGATTTTTGGGCCGTGTGAAGACGCGGCGCAGATGGAAGGAAGCAAAATATTCACCAAAAACCTGCTTAAAAAAAATAATATACCCACAGCGGAATTTGGCGAGTTTGATTCAGTGGAACCCGCCCTTAAATACATAGATAATAATAAAAAATATCCGTTAGTGATAAAAGCTGACGGCCTTGCGGCGGGTAAAGGCGTACTGATATGCAAAAATGAACAGGAAGCAATAGCCGCGGTAAATGACATAATGGTAAAAAAAGAATTTGGTGAAGCGGGTTCGCGGCTGGTAGTTGAAGAATTTCTTGAAGGCGAAGAGGCCAGCATACTGGCGTTTACTGACGGGCAGACCATAATACCGCTTCCGCCGTCGCAGGACCACAAGAGAATTTTTGACAACGACGAAGGGCCAAATACCGGCGGTATGGGGGCTTACGCGCCCACTCCGCTTATAAAACCGGACATGCTTGAAAAGATTGAAAGGGAAATTCTTGCCGCTACGGTGAACGGGCTTAAGCGCGAAGGCATTACGTACAAAGGCATCCTGTACGCCGGGCTTATGATAACAAAAGACGGCCCAAAAGTGCTGGAGTACAATGTGCGTTTTGGCGACCCTGAAACCCAGGTGGTGCTGCCGCTTGTAAAGAGCGATATTGTGGACGTTTTCCTGGCGTGCGTGGAAGGCAAGTTAAATGAGATAGAGCTTGAAATTCATAATGAAGCTGCAATATGCGTGGTAATGGCCGCTAAAGGTTATCCGGGCATATATGAAAAAGGCAAAGAGATTAAAGGGCTGGATTCTTTTGACGGCCGTAATGATATGGCAATTTATCACGCCGGTACAAAGCAGGACGGTAATAAAACAGTGACAAGCGGGGGCAGGGTGCTTGCCGTAACCGCGATGGATACAAGTATCAATGGCGCGATTAAAAAGGTTTATGATGAAATTGGAAAAGTAAATTTTGAAGGCGCGCAGTTCAGGCGGGATATAGGGAAAAGAGCGGGGAAGTACTAA
- a CDS encoding glycoside hydrolase — protein sequence MKQPLFLTFLWHMHQPYYKNVETDKFILPWVRMHGVKDYYDMVSILDKYPKIRQNFNLVPSLILQIEEYIGGTTDIFMDMTRKKPSELNDDERIFILFNFFMANWDTMIFPYPRYKYLLKKRGENSHPDELKKTHKNFTEQEMRDVQTWFNLTWIDPVFMEIFPELNVIKQKGENFTEEEKNHVLDRHIDILKLIIPKYAQAWNENRIEVSTTPFYHPILPLVYDVKTAKTCMEGLPLDFEFSHPEDADAQIKKGLEYIGEKFGRRPVGMWPSEGSVSKDVLNLLAKNGIKWGATDQEILYKSRWISGEDFKQETIYKPHYFNTDSGRVDMVFRSLKLSDLIGFSYALWNPQEAADHFINELKKIKESLPEEPNCINIILDGENCWEYYNNDGKDFLNALYTKLSETEDIITSTIGDMIAGWKDAPEIKKLWPGSWINHDFHIWIGHEDDRKSWKLLKRSREALVNWEKEHPGESDKLKRAWEALYIAEGSDWNWWYGDDHSSKNDSEFDNLYRLHLMNIYNITGMVIPDELFVPISKVDAAFHVTPTRFIYPEINGRVSHFFEWKGAGYFDLSKEGGAMHKIEKFIKRLSYGFNNDELYLRMDADEGIKKDSGLEIDVKFTEGENSSRIKFNTRGRVFESINVESEGVRCAADGIFEAAVPYKNFRGIKYPGEIKFTAVIYKDGAELERIPEKGSAIIHVPDRQFEMYNWKV from the coding sequence CTGATACTGCAGATAGAGGAATACATAGGCGGGACAACCGATATATTTATGGACATGACCAGAAAAAAACCTTCTGAATTAAACGACGACGAAAGGATATTCATACTGTTTAATTTTTTTATGGCCAACTGGGATACAATGATATTTCCTTATCCGCGGTATAAGTACCTGCTAAAAAAAAGGGGTGAAAATTCCCACCCTGATGAGCTTAAAAAAACCCATAAAAACTTTACGGAACAGGAAATGCGCGATGTTCAGACGTGGTTTAACCTGACCTGGATTGACCCTGTTTTTATGGAAATTTTTCCGGAGCTTAACGTGATTAAACAGAAGGGCGAGAATTTTACGGAAGAAGAAAAGAATCACGTCCTTGACAGGCATATAGATATCTTAAAATTGATAATACCAAAATACGCGCAGGCGTGGAATGAAAACAGGATAGAAGTTTCCACGACGCCTTTTTACCATCCCATTCTTCCTTTGGTCTATGATGTGAAAACGGCAAAAACCTGCATGGAAGGGCTTCCGCTGGATTTTGAATTCTCGCATCCGGAAGACGCAGACGCGCAGATAAAAAAAGGGCTTGAATACATCGGCGAAAAATTCGGCAGACGTCCTGTAGGAATGTGGCCGTCTGAAGGTTCTGTAAGCAAAGATGTCCTTAACCTTCTGGCAAAAAACGGAATTAAATGGGGCGCCACCGATCAGGAAATTCTTTACAAATCTCGATGGATTTCCGGAGAGGATTTCAAACAGGAAACGATATACAAACCGCATTATTTTAATACTGACAGCGGCCGTGTGGATATGGTTTTCAGAAGTTTAAAACTTTCCGATCTTATAGGTTTTTCATACGCGTTGTGGAATCCGCAGGAAGCCGCGGATCACTTTATAAATGAACTGAAGAAAATTAAAGAATCGCTTCCGGAGGAACCCAACTGCATCAATATAATTCTGGACGGAGAAAACTGCTGGGAATATTACAATAACGACGGAAAAGACTTTTTAAACGCGCTGTATACAAAACTCTCCGAAACCGAAGACATAATCACTTCAACCATTGGCGATATGATAGCGGGATGGAAAGACGCGCCCGAAATAAAAAAATTATGGCCGGGTTCCTGGATAAACCATGATTTTCATATCTGGATTGGCCACGAAGATGACAGAAAGTCATGGAAGCTTTTAAAGCGGTCAAGGGAAGCGCTTGTAAACTGGGAAAAAGAACATCCCGGGGAAAGCGATAAATTAAAAAGGGCGTGGGAAGCGCTTTACATAGCAGAAGGAAGCGACTGGAACTGGTGGTACGGAGACGACCATTCTTCCAAAAATGACTCCGAATTTGATAATCTTTACAGGCTTCACCTGATGAATATATATAACATTACCGGCATGGTAATACCGGATGAACTGTTTGTCCCGATATCAAAAGTGGACGCGGCTTTTCACGTTACGCCTACAAGGTTTATTTATCCCGAAATCAACGGCAGGGTATCTCACTTTTTTGAATGGAAAGGCGCGGGGTATTTTGACCTTTCAAAAGAAGGCGGCGCCATGCATAAAATTGAGAAGTTTATTAAACGGCTCTCTTACGGCTTTAATAACGATGAACTTTATCTGCGCATGGACGCCGATGAAGGAATAAAAAAAGACAGCGGGCTTGAAATAGACGTAAAATTTACTGAAGGCGAGAATTCCTCGCGGATTAAATTTAACACCCGCGGCCGCGTGTTTGAATCCATAAATGTGGAAAGCGAAGGCGTAAGGTGCGCGGCTGACGGAATTTTTGAAGCTGCTGTACCTTACAAAAATTTCAGGGGGATAAAATACCCGGGTGAAATAAAGTTTACAGCTGTGATTTATAAGGATGGCGCGGAACTTGAACGCATACCTGAAAAGGGTTCTGCCATAATACACGTTCCTGACAGGCAGTTTGAAATGTATAACTGGAAGGTATAA